The following nucleotide sequence is from Aspergillus luchuensis IFO 4308 DNA, chromosome 1, nearly complete sequence.
TTGAAATCTGGCAACCCGTTGGAAGTTCCAACAATAGGTAGAAGGGATCGGCCCAGTCGCTTTTTCTCCGGATCGGTGACCTCGGGGTGATCGACGAAGTCAAGAATAGTAGGGAGAATGTCAACGTAGGAGATCACGTTTGGGCTAACTGCAGGAGGTGTGTTTGGTTTTCTAATAATCAAAGGAAGTCGTACACCCGCATCATAGAGTGTTGTTTTGGAGTTGATGAAAGGCGGGCCGTTATCGCTAACGAAGATGACGAGGGTCGAGTCTTCTAGGCCAGTCTCCTTCAGAGCATCTAGCACAAACCCGACACCTTGATCAAGACGATGAATGGATTTGTAGTATTCGACCAGTTCGGAGCGAGTACCGGGGGTATCATTGACGAATGAGGGAATTGGAACATCTTCGGGTTCCAGATGAAGTTTGGTGATTCGAGGATCATAGTCATCCGTGTTCCCAAAACCACCACGAGTTCGGTCGCGATGAGGATCGTGGTACCCGATAGTCAACGCAAACGGTCTGTTACTGGATTTTGCTTCCTCGAAAAACGATCTGGCCTGGTCGGCAATAACAGCAACATCGCGGGTATCGCTCTCCTTGCGCAGCTGCCAGGGGTAAACAGCAGATGGTCCTACATGAACCTTTCCCAAAATACCAGTCCAGTGGCCGGCTTCATTCAAGAGATGCGGTAAACTCTTCACGTGGTCAAATGTCACGAAATGATGACGGTGGCTCGCAAGCCCATATTGTCCATTCTGGTGGGTGTGAAGACCGGTGTAGATGACAGAGCGACTACCGCTGCAGGATGCCGTACTTGCAAATGCATAGTCGAACCTGGTTCCCTGCTCTGCGAGCCGATCGAGGTTTGGCGTTTGGGATGTATTGTCCCCGTAGCAGCTGAGTTGTTTCCCCAGATCATCTGCGATCAACAACAGAACGTTCTTCTTACTCGCCATGGTTGTGAAAGAAGCAAAGTAGATCAAGACTGCGCCAAAGTCTCTGTAACTCGTGGATAAAGAAGGTAAGAAATGCAAAGTcccaaaggaagaaagagttcTGTGGGATGCTGTCCAAGACCCCTGTTGAACTCCGCTTAGGACCACTTACCCTCGCATGGGCGGATAAGGAAATACCTCACAAGCAGGAGCTAGCACTATGATAACTACTGCAAATTCCACCTATAGGGAAAGCTCTAATCCTTGGACTTCGGGTAATTGGAGGTTCGGTTTAACCCGCTGCATCAACGCAATTCCGTCAGCCGATGATGTGCTTCCCGGGCATACAAACACCACAACGCCCTTATCAAAACCACACTTCTTCTATCATGATCTCGTAAGTAGACATATcaatataaattaatcacGCCATATACTAGACAACGTCAATATATTGCTTTCATGTTGCAATGCGCCCTTAAATTAGGAATTTCTGAAGAAAAGCTGAAGTTGGAGGCATGTGCCTGACAGGGTCCACTTCTGGTATACTCTGTGCTATGGTAGCTTGTGTCGTAGCAGAAAGCAAGTATCACGTAGTACTTGGACGCATGCATGATGCGACGCATAGCAATAaccaagaatatataaataatatagtcgAATTTTCGCAGCCTCTTTTGATGAACGCTTCTCCCGTCTACAATATATTTCTTCCCACACAAGATAGAAAACCGCGTGAACATTCCATCTAGAAGTTCTCAATGCGTTTACCCTCCTTAATTCCCCTCTCCCTGCTAGCTGGCCTCACGGCTGGTCAGCTCATTGGCCCGGTCGGTCCAACAACCAATCTTGAAGACAAGACCATTGAGTGCAACATCCTAGATtatggtggtgttgccgATAATCAGACCGATGTTGCAGCATCCATTGAAGCCACTTTCGGCGAATGTGTGCTGAACAACCCCAAAAGTCGTCTTGTTATCCCCGAAGGCAACTATCTGATCAAGCGAAGTGTTGTTTTGAGTAATGGAACCAATTGGGCATTCCAGCTTGACGGTCTGATCACCACGGCATATGGTGGAAACTGGACAGTCGACCGTGAGTTGATACTCCAAGGGTTTGCTGGAGAGCAAATAATAAACTCTACTATCAACGGCGAGGGTGACGGAAAATTCTTACTAGATGTGCTCGTCATTGTGAACGGTATGATTTATCCTCCGTTTCTTGATAAGACATTACTCAGGCTTATTCGCTTTCAATTTGTGCAGCTGTCGATTTCGAATTCTATTCTTCCAACGGGCTTGGTGCATTTCAAGGACAAGGATATATCTATCGAAACTTGGAAAAGTGAGTTCTTTGAAAACTGTTTCTAAACACAGCTGATGGGCTTTCAAAGTACCGACCGCCCTCGACTTGTGAGGCTTATTTCGCCCACGAATGCCTCTGTGCATGATTTGATCCTTGTGGATAGTCCCAAGTTCCACATCGTCTTTGATTTCGCTGTGAACTTGGAGGCATACCACCTTACCATCCGCGGTGCTAATCTAGGAAGCTACGATGGGATTGATGCCATCGGCACCAACTATTACATCCACGATAGCGAGGCAAGTAGAAAGTCCATATCTCCATGATCTAACAGGGGCTAACAATTAGACGAATGACAGGTCACGAACCGTGACGAATGTGTCTCCGTGAAaagtccatcccatcatgCTTTGGTCGAGAACCTGGTTTGCAACCAAGCAGGCTCCGGTGTTTCAATTGGCAGTCTCAACGTATCTGCGGAAATATCCAACATTGTGGGTCTCATCAGTTGTTCGTTTGTAAAACGTCTTGGTAGTTAATAATGCGAAACAGGAAGCTCGCAATATCAGCATTATCCAGGGCAACAACATCGCATTCATCAAGACGTATCCTGGAGGATCTGGTTACGTTAGAGATGTCACATTTGAAAACTTCCGGTCCCTGAACAGCCTGTACGGATTGGACATCAACCAATACTGGCAAAACACTTGGGAGCCTGACACCGGTTCCGTGACATTGAGCAACCTTGTTTTCAAGAACTTTTCAGGTATTTTGACCCGTTTTTTCAGTCAAGTCAGCCCCATACTCAGGCATAAACATAGGATCGGTTGCCGATGGAGCACTCCGCCCACCATTGTATCTGTTTGCCAGTGACTTGACCTTTGCAACAAACGTCACCGTGGAGGAATTCTCTGTATGGACTGAGACTGGTACAACAGTCGTGAATAAGATCAGCAATATCTTTGGCACTGGAGATGACAGCTATGGAGAAAATGACGGCATTCAAACTCTGCAATCTGGAGAGTCGCCGTATACATACACTAGCACCTATACTATTACGGCTTCTCCGACCAATTGGCAAGctccatcaaccccaacatgGGCCTTACCGAGCACTGGATATGGAAGTAAGTCAGATTGTTATGTCCGTGCCGCTGAACAAAAGGCTAACTAGTCAACAGCGGCGTCACCCATCCCGGTCTATACTCCTGCACCCCTTTGGCGTCCTGGTGGAATAGACTACAATCTTCATTACTGGGGAAGCTTTTAGTTAGATCATCGGCACAACTGTTCGTATAATGAATGTCGGGTATAGCAGGAGACAATGTATAGGTAGACTTGGCTCGATACAAGCTCATTCTGGGCTTTATTTTAAAGCAAAAAGAGCGATTATTCTCTCCCGTTACTAATATAGAGCTCTCTGACATAGCCCGATAATGAAAGCCTTGTCTCCCGACCATAAGTCCACTTTTACGAACACTTATACCATCATTTCACATGTTCCTATCAGTGCAGCCCAGCATTGCGTAGGATAACACACCGCTGGCaagtggatgaaggagataCCAAACTACGCCAATTCCAAAGCTGGTTCAGTCGAAGTACTGTCTACAGCACTAGCAATTTCCCACCAATCCTGATAAAAAAATTTGAACAGGGCCTCGACTGTCGGTAAATTAAGCAGGAGGGGCACCGACAGCTTTCAGGGTCCTGGGTGGGCTGTGATTGGAGTAGCCTTAGCTTGTGTCATCCGCGCTTACATGGCGACGatggtcagcagcagcaacacatGGTCGGTTTGCGCCAGCTTAGACATCAGCAAGCTGGGAAGCAGCTAGTTGCTGTCATCGTtcgattaatataatataattttactacTATCTAATTAGTATACTTCTGCTTAGCACTGATAGTATATTATGTTTGGTCGTACTTTGATAACGCAAATGCCCATCACCTCATCGTTACCGTCGATCACGCACCTTCGTACTCTAGCCTCGAGGGGCTACTGCCCTATGTACCCATCACATGTATATAACTTCAAGATAACCAACGTGCATTCATCTCCAGCAAGCCATACTATCTCGGTCGGCCCTGGGTTAGCTGTTATACCGTCTTGTTCTTGTCTGGTATACGGATCGCTCTGACTATGGAGCGAAATTCCTCCAAAGCTGCGTCTTCTCTGGATCGCGATCATCAAGTTGACAGAAGCCAAGACTTGAAAGATGGAAGCTACGTGAACCTTGCCGAGCCGGATGATTCCCCTGGCTCCGATGCAGTCCTTACTTCTCTCTTCCGTCGGACCAAGAAACACGACCCCGATGCCATCGCGACCACTAGAAGTGTATTCGACGACCCTTCCCTCGCACCTTTCTACCAGCCCCATCCAAAATATGAGAATCTTCATCGCTTCGATCCCAGCGCACGGTGGACCTATCGTGAGGAGAACAAAGTCCGACGTAAAACAGACTGGTCAATTCTTCTCTGGATCCTGGTTATGTTCTTCGGGTTGAACCTCGATCGAGGCAACCTGAGCAACGCCAACTCCGACAACCTTCTCGGCGATCTAAACCTAACTACGAACGACTACAACAATGCGCAGAACATGTACCGCGTAGGATTTCTAATTGCAGAAATCCCTTCGCAGATGCTCGGAAAAGCAATCGGTCCTGATCGGTGGATTCCCGTTCAAATCATCCTGTGGAGCTTTGCATCCGGAGGACAATTCTTCATGCACAACCGAGCGGGATTCTTCGCGTGTCGATTCTTCATAGGGCTGTTCATGGGGGGCTTTATCCCCGATTCCATCTTGTACTTGTCCTATTTCTATACAAAGGCGGAGATGCCGTTCCGCCTGGCACTGTTCTGGTTCACTGATTCGATATCGGGTGTCATCGCATCTTTCATTGCGTACGGTGTCTTGCATATGCGCGGAGTTGACGGGCgagaaggatggagatggcttTTCCTAATCGAAGCGCTGATCAGTTTCGTGATCGGCTGTTTAAGCTTCTTGTTTCTGGTCCCTGGACCCACTCAGACCAGAACGTGGTGGAACCCGAAAGGAATCTTctcagaaagagaagagaccatcatcgtcaacagAGTGCTGCGCGATGACCCATCCAAGGGCGACATGCACAATCGCCAAGCATTGTCCCTGGGGATGTTGTGGAAGAGTCTGAAAGACTACGATCTCTGGCCGATATATATCATCGGGATCATGTTCGAAATCCCGACTTCACCTCCGAAGTCTTATCTGACCTTATCGCTAAAGGCGATCGGCTTTTCCACATTCCAGACGACCCTTTTGTCCATTCCAGTGACTGTCTTTGCCGCTATCAACCTTGTACTTGTCGCGCTCTTATCAGAGTTCTGGGGCCAAATCTCAATTGTTTGCCTCCTGACACAACTGTGGTCCCTTCCACTCCTCATTGTCCTCTATACATCTGCTGGAAGCCTTTCCAATTGGGGGCTCTATGCCGTCTCGTTCATTCTACTGGGTTGGCCGAATCCACAAGCTGCCCAGGTGAGTTGGTGTTCACGGTTGAGTAACAGTGTCAGAACCAGAGCGGTCGGTGCAGCGGTCTTTAACATCATGATTCAACTGTCTGGAATTGCCTCTTCCAACATTTACCGATCGGATGATAAGCCTCTATATCGCCGTGGAAATAGACAGCTGATTGCGATCAATGTTGCCACTATTGTCATGTACGCGTTGGCCAAGTTTTATTATGTGTCTCGGAACCGTTGGAAGAAGGCTCAGTGGGACAAGATGACGGCCCAGGAGAAGGCGACTTACTTGGAGACAACCACGGACGAGGGGAATAAGCGACTTGACTTTTATTTCGATAGTTGAAAGAGTTATCATGCTGCTAGGGAAATGCGCGGGTTGGTAGGAGACGTTCATGTCAAAAGGGTTAGTGGTTAGTAGCGGACCGCGTTAGCGAAGGGAGACTGTTTGTCGACAGGACAAGCAATGGATATAAAGAATGATCAGGGAAATAGCCATCTGTACATTGTCGTGACCGTAGTGAGCACCTCAATTCCATTTGATCAAGGGTTTTATTTATCAGAGCGATTAGTAGAATGTGTCGTTCGTGCCTTCGGTTATCACACAGTGGAATACTTGTAGGGCAGCAATAAAATCGAAACAGCAGATGTCATACATAAAATCAAGGAGCATATATCATTCTGCAATAAAATGAATGAAATTTCA
It contains:
- a CDS encoding putative MFS transporter (COG:G;~EggNog:ENOG410QEIP;~InterPro:IPR020846,IPR011701,IPR036259;~PFAM:PF07690;~SMCOG1106:major facilitator transporter;~TransMembrane:10 (i106-123o177-195i202-225o237-258i270-292o383-406i413-432o438-454i475-496o511-529i);~antiSMASH:Cluster_1.19;~go_function: GO:0022857 - transmembrane transporter activity [Evidence IEA];~go_process: GO:0055085 - transmembrane transport [Evidence IEA]), whose amino-acid sequence is MERNSSKAASSLDRDHQVDRSQDLKDGSYVNLAEPDDSPGSDAVLTSLFRRTKKHDPDAIATTRSVFDDPSLAPFYQPHPKYENLHRFDPSARWTYREENKVRRKTDWSILLWILVMFFGLNLDRGNLSNANSDNLLGDLNLTTNDYNNAQNMYRVGFLIAEIPSQMLGKAIGPDRWIPVQIILWSFASGGQFFMHNRAGFFACRFFIGLFMGGFIPDSILYLSYFYTKAEMPFRLALFWFTDSISGVIASFIAYGVLHMRGVDGREGWRWLFLIEALISFVIGCLSFLFLVPGPTQTRTWWNPKGIFSEREETIIVNRVLRDDPSKGDMHNRQALSLGMLWKSLKDYDLWPIYIIGIMFEIPTSPPKSYLTLSLKAIGFSTFQTTLLSIPVTVFAAINLVLVALLSEFWGQISIVCLLTQLWSLPLLIVLYTSAGSLSNWGLYAVSFILLGWPNPQAAQVSWCSRLSNSVRTRAVGAAVFNIMIQLSGIASSNIYRSDDKPLYRRGNRQLIAINVATIVMYALAKFYYVSRNRWKKAQWDKMTAQEKATYLETTTDEGNKRLDFYFDS
- a CDS encoding uncharacterized protein (COG:S;~EggNog:ENOG410PH7P;~InterPro:IPR000743,IPR012334,IPR011050;~antiSMASH:Cluster_1.19;~go_function: GO:0004650 - polygalacturonase activity [Evidence IEA];~go_process: GO:0005975 - carbohydrate metabolic process [Evidence IEA]), encoding MLWSRTWFATKQAPVFQLAVSTYLRKYPTLWVSSVEARNISIIQGNNIAFIKTYPGGSGYVRDVTFENFRSLNSLYGLDINQYWQNTWEPDTGSVTLSNLVFKNFSGSVADGALRPPLYLFASDLTFATNVTVEEFSVWTETGTTVVNKISNIFGTGDDSYGENDGIQTLQSGESPYTYTSTYTITASPTNWQAPSTPTWALPSTGYGTASPIPVYTPAPLWRPGGIDYNLHYWGSF
- a CDS encoding sulfatase family protein (COG:G;~EggNog:ENOG410PM5G;~InterPro:IPR032506,IPR017850,IPR000917;~PFAM:PF00884,PF01663;~antiSMASH:Cluster_1.19;~go_function: GO:0003824 - catalytic activity [Evidence IEA];~go_function: GO:0008484 - sulfuric ester hydrolase activity [Evidence IEA]) — its product is MASKKNVLLLIADDLGKQLSCYGDNTSQTPNLDRLAEQGTRFDYAFASTASCSGSRSVIYTGLHTHQNGQYGLASHRHHFVTFDHVKSLPHLLNEAGHWTGILGKVHVGPSAVYPWQLRKESDTRDVAVIADQARSFFEEAKSSNRPFALTIGYHDPHRDRTRGGFGNTDDYDPRITKLHLEPEDVPIPSFVNDTPGTRSELVEYYKSIHRLDQGVGFVLDALKETGLEDSTLVIFVSDNGPPFINSKTTLYDAGVRLPLIIRKPNTPPAVSPNVISYVDILPTILDFVDHPEVTDPEKKRLGRSLLPIVGTSNGLPDFNQTFGSHTFHEVTNYWPTRFIRDRRYKYHRNLAWRLDFPFAADLYGSLSWEDIRNSSDTDIMVGGRKLRDYFFRPPEELYDLEVDPKEVHNLAKDPAYTAVLEDLRSRLETWQRQTEDPWLYKDGVSVWFVRYHLPAGLRIPDRLDFDPEKPGNKSGPIVPHDIAWGNEATR
- a CDS encoding uncharacterized protein (COG:S;~EggNog:ENOG410PH7P;~InterPro:IPR012334,IPR011050;~SECRETED:SignalP(1-18);~antiSMASH:Cluster_1.19), with amino-acid sequence MRLPSLIPLSLLAGLTAGQLIGPVGPTTNLEDKTIECNILDYGGVADNQTDVAASIEATFGECVLNNPKSRLVIPEGNYLIKRSVVLSNGTNWAFQLDGLITTAYGGNWTVDRELILQGFAGEQIINSTINGEGDGKFLLDVLVIVNAVDFEFYSSNGLGAFQGQGYIYRNLENTDRPRLVRLISPTNASVHDLILVDSPKFHIVFDFAVNLEAYHLTIRGANLGSYDGIDAIGTNYYIHDSEASRKSISP